TGCTCGGCTTGATTTTATTCGTGACTGCGATTCCTTTACCGAGTTTGATTAACCGGACGATTACCACCGTCAGTTCGGTTAATACCCCGCTGTCCATGATTGTGATTGGTAATAGTCTTGCGGCTGTCCGTTTCAATCGGCAAACACTTGATAAACGCTTAGGTTGGGTTTTATTGTTACGCAACTTTATCTTTCCCTATCTCACAATGGTCGTTTTGGAACTCATGGGTATTACCGGCGTTCCACTCTATACGACCGTCTTAATGGCCGCTTGTCCAGTTGCCGGGATCGTGGTCTTATTTACCTTAAAAGTCCATGGTCAACCAGGTCCAGCCGTCACGTTAATGAGTCTCTCAACTTTATTAAGTGTCGTCAGCATTCCGCTGGTATTCAGTCTAGTTCAACTCTAACTTCTGCGTCGACCAAAACTCGCTGTAAGTGTTTAACTGCTTACGGCGAGTTTTTTGTGCCACGCGCCTTCACATCCTCAAAATCTGTTACAAGCCGCCGACCAAACCCAACAAGTATAGCACTTCACTTAAAGTGCTATACTTGTTAGTTATGTGTGTTATTAAATATATTATTTTGAAAGGACTGTTTTTAACCCATGTCAACCGCCAATTCAGACTTGCCGTTAGATGCCAACGGTCGCCCCTATCACCGTACTTGGCTCGTATTAACTTTGCTCGTCGGCACCTTTAGTACTTTTATTACCCAAACCTTACTTACAACGGCCTTTCCAACTTTAATGAATTATTTTCATATTTCAGCCAACGCCGTTCAATGGTTAACCACTGGTTTCATGTTAATTATGGGAATCATGATTCCCGTCAGTGCCTGGATGTTAACTCGAATTAATTCGAAAATTCTCTACTTAGCAGCCATGATTATCTTTGGTTTAGGTACATTGCTCGCTTATTTTTCGGTTAACTTTCAGATGTTACTCGTCGCCCGCATGATTCAAGCGATGGGCGTCGGGATTTCAGCCCCCGTTTTCCAAACAATTATGTCATCCGTCTACCCGCCCGAAAAACGCGGGGCTGCCATGGGGACTGCTGGAATTGTTATTGGGCTAGCGCCCGCCATCGGCCCCACCTTATCCGGCTGGATTATTGATAACCATTCTTGGCGCGCCTTGTTTTTGTTTATCATGCCCATCAACATAGCCGTCATTATTATTTCGTTGTTTACTTTACGCAAAGTTTTACCGACATCTAAGCAGCCCATTGATTGGTGGTCCGTTTTGATTTCTACCATCGGTTTTGGGAGTATGCTATATGGCTTTTCTTCAGTTGGCGAAAGTGGCTGGGGAGACCCAGTCGTCTTAGCAACCTTGGTTATCGGTATTATTTTTATCATTTTATTTGTTTGGCGCCAATTACATATGGATCAGCCATTATTGGAACTGCGCGTGTTCAAGATTCCCGCCTTTACCCTTTCTGCCGTTTTAACGGCCTTGTCTTACATGGCAATGATGGGGGTTGAAATGATTTTACCATTGTATATTCAAACCGTTTTAGGCCGTTCGCCAATGGATTCTGGACTGATTTTGCTGCCAGGCGCCATTATGATGGGTATTATGAGTCCCATCACTGGTCGGATTTTTGATCACATTGGTGCTCGTCGCCTTGCAATGACCGGGATGTTACTGTTAACAATCGGGACTGCCTTTTTCTTATCGATTAGTGCAACGACGCCCATTCTCTGGATTATTGTGGTCTACGCCATCCGGATGTTTGGCTTGACGATGGTCACGATGCCCGTCACTACGACTGGGATTAACTCCTTACCATTTAACTTAATTGCCCATGGAACAGCTGCCAACAATACGTTACGACAAGTCGCTGCTTCGATGGGGACCGCCGTTTTAATTAGTGTCTATTCAAGTGTAGCCAAGTGGCAGATGCCAAGCCAACACCTACTCTCAACGGCACCTTTAAAATACAAATCAGCGGCCGTTACTGCCACCTTATCCGGCTATCATATGGCTTTCGTTGTTTCATTAATTTTTTGTGCCTTTGGCTTTGGCCTCACCTTCTTCTTAAAGTCCGGCCATCATTCCGTATCAGTTAAAAAGGAGGATCAAGCGGCATGATTATCATTGGCTTAATTTTGTTTGTCTTTATCTTTTCCGGCTTGATGATTTTTAAATCCAATAGTTTAAGTCGTACAATTGGGATTACGCTGAGCTTTCTGATTATTGCTGGTAGTTTGATTGCCTTAATCTTAAATGATAATTACCACTGGGGCATGGTTAAAGTCAAAACAACTCAGACGGTTACTTTAAAACCACTCCGTTCAAGACACCAAGCAATTGGTATTCGGCAACTCGGTCATGGGTCCGAACGCATCCTAGTTTATCGGACCACGTTGAAACCTAGCCAAGTTCAAACAACCACCACTAATGCGACGACCACGTTAACAACTGGGGCCACGCCGCATGTTCAAATTGCCACGACTCGTTGGCAGTATCGTAATACCTGGACACGTCATTTATTTGAACTTGGTAAATCAAAACAGCCATTAGCCAGCAAACAGTATACGTTTAACTTGCCGACCAACTGGCACTCATTTACCCTGACTAACACCAAATAAAAAAGACTAGTGCTATAACACTAGTCCGATGCCAGCCGCTTCAAAGGCGGTAGCCTATTTACAAAAACTAACTTATTGTCGTCCTGCAACCTTCCAAAGTTGAACAGGGCGGCTTTTTTTATTTGTTGTATTTGTCGATTTCATCTAAGAATAAGCCCTAGTGTCGCAATAATAAAGTAATTAAAATCAAGGCACTTACAACCTGTAGTGTGCCAACCCCGAGTCCATAAAGTGCTAATCGCTTACCCGCCTTCAAGAAATTCATCAAGTTCAAGCGTAAGCCAATCGCAGCTAGCGCAATGATTTCAAACCAACTACTAATCGTATGCGCCGTTACTGCAATAACAGTGGGTAACGTTATCAAACTGTTAATGCCACACAGAATCAAGAAACCAGCAACATACCATGGCAGCCAATGTCCATTACCATTCCCACTCACCACTGCATCCGTCGCAACAGTCTTGGCTAACGAACGTTGATGTAGCCGGCCAAAAATCAAGACGACCACAACCAGCATCATAATCCGCATAATTTTAAAAATCGTTGCGAATTGGACCGTCGCTTGATTAATCATACTAGCTGAAGCCACGACTTGTCCTACCGATTGTAAAGTCCCACCGATAAGCGCCCCTTTTAGAATCACTTGGCTACCAAAAACACTCAGTCCCAACCATGGCAACGTCAACATCAGGACCGTTCCCATCAAGTTAACTAACGTGATTACAGTCCCTTTTGCCTCATCATCCGCCTCAATGACTGGGGCAATTGACGCAATCGCTGATGACCCACAAACGGCGTTCCCACCGGCCATCAACAGCCGAATGGATTGATTAAACCCTAATTTTTGGCCCAACCATAACGCCCCGATAATCGTAATCGTCATTTGTAACACAATGAAGCCGACACCCCAACCGCCAACTTGCCCAATGGTTTGCACGGTCATTGTTGCGCCCAACAGCATCACTGAATATTCCAATAACTTGCTTTCTGAAAACTTAGTCCCGGCCGCTAATTGTGGCTGCCGTAAAAAGGTATTCCCACCAACAATGCCTAATAAAATCGCAATCGTTGCTGCCCCTAATGCTGGTACGACTTGTGCCAATAACTGACTAATAATGGCAATTCCTAAACTGGTCACCAGTCCCGGCAAAATAGCTTTAATTCTCAATCCTTTCAACCCCTGTCTCTTTTAATAAGTCTAAGTATACGGAATTGATTTACATTTGAGAAATAAATTATTATGATAGTTACTATTAAGATTATCAATAATAAGGAGCCTGACAATGTTAAAACAACTGCAGACCTTCAAAACCGTTTTTGAAACCCGGAATTTTTCTCAAGCAGCTGCCCAATTGTTTATTTCACAACCCACCGTCTCAATACAAATCAAACAGTTGGAAACTGAACTAGACACCATTCTATTCACGCGCAACGGTCGCCAAGAAATCAGTCCAACCGCTAGTGGGAACTTACTTTATCGCCAAGCCCAAAAATTATTGGAGACTTGGTCAGCTACTAAAACTGCCATTCAAGCCACCGGGACACTAACCAAAATCACGGCTCGGATTGGGGCTTCTCATACCACGGCCAGCTTAGTTGTCCCTACCTTACTCCAAGCGCTAGCACCACTAAGTGCCCAATTTGATTTTGAAGTCACCTTAGCCAACTCAGCTGAAATTCTAACGCAAATGTCCCAACATCAATTGGATTTTGGCCTCGTTGAAAAACCACTGGTCACCGATCAACTCAATCGACTGGCCTTTGGTCAAGATAAACTCGTCCATGCGGGTAACTTTAGCAGTCCGCTATGGCTACTACGTGAGCCTAATTCTGGTGTCCGCCATTACACGAACGCCTTTTTAAAAGCGCAGAATATCCAACCAGCTCAAACAATGATTATTCATAGTAACCAGTTAATCGCTGATTTGCTTGCGCAAGGTATCGGCCAATCCATTATTTCGCAACGAGTACTCGCAGCTAACGTCCCTTTACGCCCGTTAAGCCAGAACTATCAGCGACAGTTCTATCTCTTAACCCCGGCTGCCATCCGGCCCCAATTAAAGCCCGCCCAGTCAGTCATTACGACTTGCTTGCAGCAGTGGTCTTAACCTGAAAACGGCAGTCATTCTCAAATTTAGAATGACTGCCGTTTTCGATTTTTGCGAAACAAACTCACTTTTGAGCTGACTAAAACATTGCCTTATTTGAGTAAAGCTTGCCACTGCCCCCAAACCATTGCATCACTATACTGCCGGCTACTATGGTAAGCGCCCTTACTCAAGCGTTGTTGACGCTTGGGGTTCTCCAAAGTTTTTATAAGTGCTGACGCTAATTGCGCAACATCGCCGTCTTTAACTAAATAACCATTTTTACCCGCTTTGATAACATCTCGCGGACCATAGTTAATATCATAGGCAACCACCGGCAATCCATGGCTCAATGCCTCAACTATTGATAACGGTTGCGCATCACTAGCCCCCGTGTACACAGCAGCCCCCGCCTGATCATACACCGCCGTTAGGTCCGGCTGATAACCCGCAAAAGTCACGGCCTGGTCCAGCTGTTGTTGTTTGACTTGCGCTTTCAAGTCTTCCAAGGCACTGCCGTAACCATGAATAACCAAGGTCGCATCCGCCAGCACTTGATGAACCCGAGCAAACGCCGTTATTAACTGATCAACTTGACGTTCTGGGTCTAATCGTCCCGTATAAACCAGCTGATGGGCTTGGCGTTCGGCCATCATAATGGCTGGACGGGTCGCCTGTTCTTCGGGAACCACCGCTGCCGAAATCGTATAAATCGGCCGACTAGGTTGTCCGCCTAACCACCGCGTTAAGTCTGCCTGTTGCTGTGCAGTACTTGTAATCAAGCCATCTAACGCCGTCAAATGCTCATGAATCCCGTAAACATAGGCGTTATTTAAGTTGGCAAAAACTTGATCTTTAGGATCAACAGTATGGGGCGTCGGTAGCCATAAATACTTACGCGCCGGGGTTTCCATATTAATCACCGGCCATTGGGCTGCTAGTGGTCGATCGGCAATAAAACTATTATTGGTCCCATTTTGTCGGTTAAGTTCATCCAAAAAGAACCGATACCAGGCCTGCTCACCATTAAAATAATAATCTTGACCTTGATAGTCAATCAGCTTACACATCGAAACCTCATTCACGCCAGCCGCATTATGCGCATAATATTGTTCCGCAAAGCGGCTTTGATCAGGCCGATAAAAAATATCCGTCACGGGTTCTTGATTCGGCGCAAAGAAGGTGTCCCGCGCTTTAAATCCCCGTTCATCATAATCGGTCCGCTGCGCCAAATTACCAAAAGTATCAAAGAGCTCGACAAAATAAACATGACCAACCGTGCCCGGTACAAAATGAACTTTTGCAACTAAGCGGTCACCATCAACGACCTGACTAACATTCGGACTCGGTTGGACATTATAATCCCGCGGGAAATCTAAATCTTCCAGCTTAAGCACTTGAGCTGGATAAGTGACCGTTTGTCGAAAGAAATCAAATAAGTTAACCATTTGGTCATCAGCAAGCTTAAAGCGCCGCATATTTTGATGTAATAACCCATCAAATTGGCGGGTCACTAATTTAGCTGGCATCTGATGTTGTTTGAATAATTGCAATCGTTTAAATTCGGCATGTTCAACCCCCGAATTTAACGCCATCAAATATTGATTGACAAAAAAGATCATTTTGACGCCTCCTGATTCGGTTGATAAAAAGCCTGCGCTGCTTGCATCAGTGGTTGCCATTGTTGCCAAACCACATCCGGACTATAACGCTTAGCATCGACATACGCCTGCCGACTAAATGCCTGCATTTTAGCGGGATCCTGCAAGAGCTTAATCATCGCCGTCCCCAAAGCCTCGATATCATTAACCGGCACTAACTGACCATCATACCCATCACGAATAATATCGCGGGGACCATACTTCACGTCATACGCAATCTGCGGTAAA
This region of Lactobacillus sp. CBA3605 genomic DNA includes:
- a CDS encoding MDR family MFS transporter, with product MSTANSDLPLDANGRPYHRTWLVLTLLVGTFSTFITQTLLTTAFPTLMNYFHISANAVQWLTTGFMLIMGIMIPVSAWMLTRINSKILYLAAMIIFGLGTLLAYFSVNFQMLLVARMIQAMGVGISAPVFQTIMSSVYPPEKRGAAMGTAGIVIGLAPAIGPTLSGWIIDNHSWRALFLFIMPINIAVIIISLFTLRKVLPTSKQPIDWWSVLISTIGFGSMLYGFSSVGESGWGDPVVLATLVIGIIFIILFVWRQLHMDQPLLELRVFKIPAFTLSAVLTALSYMAMMGVEMILPLYIQTVLGRSPMDSGLILLPGAIMMGIMSPITGRIFDHIGARRLAMTGMLLLTIGTAFFLSISATTPILWIIVVYAIRMFGLTMVTMPVTTTGINSLPFNLIAHGTAANNTLRQVAASMGTAVLISVYSSVAKWQMPSQHLLSTAPLKYKSAAVTATLSGYHMAFVVSLIFCAFGFGLTFFLKSGHHSVSVKKEDQAA
- a CDS encoding DUF4811 domain-containing protein, whose translation is MIIIGLILFVFIFSGLMIFKSNSLSRTIGITLSFLIIAGSLIALILNDNYHWGMVKVKTTQTVTLKPLRSRHQAIGIRQLGHGSERILVYRTTLKPSQVQTTTTNATTTLTTGATPHVQIATTRWQYRNTWTRHLFELGKSKQPLASKQYTFNLPTNWHSFTLTNTK
- a CDS encoding YeiH family protein, with translation MRIKAILPGLVTSLGIAIISQLLAQVVPALGAATIAILLGIVGGNTFLRQPQLAAGTKFSESKLLEYSVMLLGATMTVQTIGQVGGWGVGFIVLQMTITIIGALWLGQKLGFNQSIRLLMAGGNAVCGSSAIASIAPVIEADDEAKGTVITLVNLMGTVLMLTLPWLGLSVFGSQVILKGALIGGTLQSVGQVVASASMINQATVQFATIFKIMRIMMLVVVVLIFGRLHQRSLAKTVATDAVVSGNGNGHWLPWYVAGFLILCGINSLITLPTVIAVTAHTISSWFEIIALAAIGLRLNLMNFLKAGKRLALYGLGVGTLQVVSALILITLLLRH
- a CDS encoding LysR family transcriptional regulator, coding for MLKQLQTFKTVFETRNFSQAAAQLFISQPTVSIQIKQLETELDTILFTRNGRQEISPTASGNLLYRQAQKLLETWSATKTAIQATGTLTKITARIGASHTTASLVVPTLLQALAPLSAQFDFEVTLANSAEILTQMSQHQLDFGLVEKPLVTDQLNRLAFGQDKLVHAGNFSSPLWLLREPNSGVRHYTNAFLKAQNIQPAQTMIIHSNQLIADLLAQGIGQSIISQRVLAANVPLRPLSQNYQRQFYLLTPAAIRPQLKPAQSVITTCLQQWS
- the asp1 gene encoding accessory Sec system glycosyltransferase Asp1, whose translation is MIFFVNQYLMALNSGVEHAEFKRLQLFKQHQMPAKLVTRQFDGLLHQNMRRFKLADDQMVNLFDFFRQTVTYPAQVLKLEDLDFPRDYNVQPSPNVSQVVDGDRLVAKVHFVPGTVGHVYFVELFDTFGNLAQRTDYDERGFKARDTFFAPNQEPVTDIFYRPDQSRFAEQYYAHNAAGVNEVSMCKLIDYQGQDYYFNGEQAWYRFFLDELNRQNGTNNSFIADRPLAAQWPVINMETPARKYLWLPTPHTVDPKDQVFANLNNAYVYGIHEHLTALDGLITSTAQQQADLTRWLGGQPSRPIYTISAAVVPEEQATRPAIMMAERQAHQLVYTGRLDPERQVDQLITAFARVHQVLADATLVIHGYGSALEDLKAQVKQQQLDQAVTFAGYQPDLTAVYDQAGAAVYTGASDAQPLSIVEALSHGLPVVAYDINYGPRDVIKAGKNGYLVKDGDVAQLASALIKTLENPKRQQRLSKGAYHSSRQYSDAMVWGQWQALLK